A single region of the Eulemur rufifrons isolate Redbay chromosome 8, OSU_ERuf_1, whole genome shotgun sequence genome encodes:
- the INSRR gene encoding insulin receptor-related protein, protein MAVPRLWPWGARLLVIFLSWGSGLDTLEVCPSLDIRSEVAELRRLENCNVVEGHLQILLMFTATGEDFRGLSFPRLTQITDYLLLFRVYGLESLRDLFPNLAVVRGTRLFLGYALVIFEMPHLRDVGLPALGAVLRGAVRVEKNQELCHLSTIDWGLLQPAPGANHIVGNKLGEECADVCPGVLGAAGEPCARTTFSGHTDYRCWTSSHCQRVCPCPHGVACTAGGQCCHAECLGGCSRPEDPRACVACRHLYFQGACHRACPPGTYQQESWRCVTAERCASLRSVPGRASTFGIHQGSCLAQCPPGFTRNGSSIFCHKCEGLCPKECKVGTKTIDSVQAAQDLVGCTHVEGSLILNLRQGYNLEPELQHSLGLVETITGFLKIKHSFALVSLGFFKNLKLIRGDTMVDGNYTLYVLDNQNLQQLGSWVAAGLTIPVGKIYFAFNPRLCLEHIYRLEEVTGTRGRQNKAEINPRTNGDRAACQTRTLRFVSNVTETDRILLRWERYEPLEARDLLSFIVYYKESPFQNATEHVGPDACGTQSWNLLDVELPLSRTQEPGVTLAPLKPWTQYAVFVRAITLTTAEDSPHQGAQSPIVYLRTLPAAPTVPQDVISTSNSSSHLLVRWKPPTQRNGNITYYLVLWQRLAEDSDLYLNDYCHRGLRLPTSNNDPRFDREDGDLEAQMESGCCPCQHSPPGQVLPPLEAQEASFQKKFENFLHNAITIPKSPWKVTSINRSLQRDSGRHRRAAEPLRLGGNSSDFEIQEDKVPRERAVLSGLRHFTEYRIDIHACNHAAHTVGCSAATFVFARTMAHREADDIPGKVAWEAASKSSVLLRWLEPPDPNGLILKYEIKYRRLGEEATVQCVSRLRYAKFGGVHLALLPPGNYSARVRATSLAGNGSWTDSVAFYIPGPEEEDAGGMHVLLTVTPVGLMLLIILAALGFFYGKKRNSTLYASVNPEYFSTSNMYIPDEWEVPREQISIIRELGQGSFGMVYEGLARGLEAGKESTPVALKTVNELASPRERIEFLKEASVMKAFKCHHVVRLLGVVSQGQPTLVIMELMTRGDLKSHLRSLRPEAENNPGLPRPALGDMIQMAGEIADGMAYLAANKFVHRDLAARNCMVSQDFTVKIGDFGMTRDVYETDYYRKGGKGLLPVRWMAPESLKDGIFTTHSDVWSFGVVLWEIVTLAEQPYQGLSNEQVLKFVMDGGVLEELEGCPLQLQELMSHCWQQNPRLRPTFTHILDSIREELRPSFRLLSFYYSPECGEGPGLSATH, encoded by the exons TGTGCCCCAGCCTGGACATCCGCTCAGAGGTGGCAGAGCTGCGTCGGCTGGAGAACTGCAATGTGGTAGAGGGCCACCTGCAGATCCTGCTCATGTTCACAGCCACCGGGGAGGACTTCCGCGGCCTCAGTTTCCCGCGCCTCACCCAGATCACCGACTACCTGCTGCTCTTCCGTGTCTACGGCCTGGAGAGCCTTCGCGACCTCTTCCCCAACCTAGCAGTCGTCCGAGGCACCCGCCTCTTCCTGGGCTATGCGCTGGTCATCTTTGAGATGCCACACCTGCGTGACGTGGGGCTGCCCGCACTGGGGGCCGTGCTGCGCGGGGCTGTGCGCGTGGAGAAGAACCAGGAGCTGTGCCACCTCTCCACCATTGACTGGGGCCTGCTGCAGCCGGCGCCTGGTGCCAACCACATCGTGGGCAACAAGCTGGGTGAGGAGTGTGCTGACGTGTGCCCTGGTGTGCTGGGTGCTGCTGGCGAGCCCTGTGCCAGGACTACCTTCAGCGGGCACACCGACTACAGGTGCTGGACCTCCAGCCACTGCCAGAGAG TGTGCCCCTGCCCCCACGGGGTGGCCTGCACAGCAGGGGGCCAGTGCTGCCATGCTGAATGCCTGGGAGGCTGCAGCCGGCCGGAAGACCCTCGTGCCTGTGTAGCCTGCCGCCACCTCTACTTCCAGGGCGCCTGCCACCGGGCCTGCCCTCCAGGCACCTACCAGCAAGAGTCCTGGCGCTGTGTCACAGCAGAGCGCTGTGCCAGCCTGCGCTCAGTGCCCGGCCGCGCCTCCACCTTTGGCATTCACCAGGGCAGTTGCCTGGCCCAGTGCCCTCCAGGCTTCACTCGTAATGGCAGCAG CATATTCTGCCACAAGTGCGAGGGGCTATGCCCCAAAGAGTGCAAGGTAGGCACCAAGACTATCGACTCCGTTCAGGCGGCACAGGATCTGGTGGGCTGCACCCACGTGGAAGGGAGCCTCATCCTCAACCTTCGCCAGGGCT ACAACCTGGAGCCGGAGCTGCAGCACAGCCTGGGGCTGGTAGAGACCATCACTGGCTTCCTCAAAATCAAGCATTCCTTTGCCCTCGTGTCCCTGGGCTTTTTCAAGAACCTCAAACTAATCCGGGGGGACACCATGGTGGATGG GAACTACACTCTGTATGTGCTGGACAACCAGAACCTACAGCAGCTGGGGTCTTGGGTGGCCGCGGGGCTCACCATTCCCGTGGGCAAGATCTACTTCGCCTTCAACCCTCGCCTCTGCTTGGAGCACATATACCGACTGGAGGAGGTGACTGGCACGCGAGGTCGGCAAAACAAGGCTGAGATCAACCCCCGCACCAACGGAGACCGTGCCGCCT GCCAGACTCGAACCCTGCGCTTCGTGTCCAACGTGACAGAGACCGACCGCATCCTGCTACGCTGGGAGCGCTACGAGCCGCTGGAGGCCCGCGACCTGCTTAGTTTCATCGTGTACTACAAGGAGTC CCCATTCCAGAATGCCACGGAGCACGTGGGTCCAGATGCCTGTGGAACCCAGAGCTGGAACCTGCTGGATGTGGAGCTGCCCCTAAGTCGCACCCAGGAGCCAGGGGTGACCCTAGCACCCCTCAAGCCTTGGACACAGTATGCAGTGTTTGTGCGGGCCATCACTCTCACCACTGCTGAGGACAGTCCCCATCAAGGAGCCCAGAGCCCCATTGTCTACCTCCGCACCCTGCCTGCAG CGCCCACGGTGCCCCAGGACGTCATCTCCACGTCCaactcctcctcccacctcctggtgcGCTGGAAGCCACCGACTCAGCGCAACGGAAACATAACCTACTACCTGGTGCTGTGGCAGCGGCTGGCGGAGGACAGCGACCTTTACCTCAATGACTACTGCCACCGCG GCTTGCGGCTGCCCACCAGCAACAACGACCCCCGCTTCGACCGCGAAGATGGGGATCTTGAGGCCCAGATGGAGTCCGGCTGCTGCCCTTGCCAGCACTCACCTCCCGGTCAGGTCCTGCCCCCGCTGGAGGCGCAAGAGGCCTCGTTTCAGAAGAAGTTTGAAAACTTCCTACACAACGCCATCACCATCCCCAA ATCCCCTTGGAAGGTGACGTCCATCAACAGGAGCCTCCAGAG GGACTCAGGGCGGCACCGCCGGGCCGCCGAGCCCCTCCGGCTGGGGGGCAACAGCTCGGATTTCGAGATCCAGGAGGACAAGGTGCCCCGGGAGCGAGCGGTGCTGAGCGGCCTGCGCCACTTCACGGAATACCGGATCGACATTCATGCCTGCAACCACGCGGCGCACACGGTGGGCTGCAGCGCCGCCACCTTCGTGTTTGCACGCACCATGGCCCACA GAGAGGCTGATGATATTCCAGGAAAGGTGGCTTGGGAGGCGGCCAGCAAGAGCAGTGTTCTCCTGCGCTGGCTTGAGCCACCAGACCCTAACGGACTCATCCTCAAGTACGAAATCAAGTACCGCCGCCTGGGAGAG GAGGCCACCGTGCAGTGTGTGTCCCGTCTTCGGTATGCCAAGTTTGGGGGGGTCCACCTGGCCCTGCTGCCGCCTGGAAACTACTCTGCCAGGGTGCGGGCAACCTCGCTAGCCGGCAATGGCTCCTGGACAGACAGTGTCGCCTTCTACATCCCTGGCCCAG AGGAGGAGGATGCTGGAGGGATGCATGTCCTCCTCACTGTCACCCCTGTGGGGCTGATGCTGCTCATCATTCTTGCTGCCCTCGGTTTCTTCTACGGCAAGAAGAG AAACAGCACCCTGTATGCTTCTGTGAATCCGGAGTACTTCAGCACCTCCAATA TGTACATCCCTGATGAGTGGGAGGTGCCTCGAGAGCAGATCTCCATAATCCGGGAACTGGGCCAGGGCTCCTTTGGGATGGTGTATGAGGGGCTGGCACGAGGCCTTGAAGCTGGAAAGGAGTCCACGCCTGTGGCCCTGAAGACGGTGAATGAACTGGCCAGCCCACGGGAACGCATTGAGTTCCTCAAGGAAGCTTCTGTCATGAAGGCATTCAAGTGTCACCATGTG GTACGTCTCCTGGGTGTGGTGTCTCAGGGCCAGCCAACTCTGGTCATCATGGAGTTAATGACCCGTGGAGACCTCAAGAGCCATCTTCGATCTTTGCGGCctgaggcagag AATAACCCTGGGCTCCCACGGCCAGCGCTGGGGGATATGATCCAGATGGCTGGTGAGATTGCAGATGGCATGGCCTACCTTGCCGCCAACAAGTTTGTGCACCGAGACCTGGCAGCCCGCAACTGCATGGTGTCCCAGGACTTCACCGTCAAGATCGGCG ACTTCGGGATGACTCGGGACGTGTATGAGACAGACTATTACCGCAAGGGTGGGAAAGGGCTGCTGCCCGTGCGCTGGATGGCCCCTGAGTCTCTCAAAGATGGAATCTTCACCACCCACTCGGATGTCTg GTCCTTTGGTGTGGTGCTCTGGGAGATTGTGACCCTGGCTGAACAGCCCTACCAGGGCCTGTCCAATGAGCAGGTGCTCAAGTTTGTCATGGACGGCGGCGTCCTGGAGGAGCTGGAGGGCTGTCCCCTTCAGCT GCAGGAGCTGATGAGCCACTGCTGGCAGCAGAACCCACGCCTGCGCCCAACTTTCACCCACATCCTGGACAGCATACGGGAGGAGCTGCGGCCCTCCTTCCGCCTCCTTTCCTTCTACTACAGCCCAGAGTGTGGGGAGGGCCCAGGGCTCTCTGCCACCCACTGA